In one window of Coregonus clupeaformis isolate EN_2021a unplaced genomic scaffold, ASM2061545v1 scaf0366, whole genome shotgun sequence DNA:
- the LOC121560261 gene encoding 26S proteasome regulatory subunit 6B-like, with product MSLGSLRRTSHDREFNMEDIGVTVERIQDEVPAMLNSRPQTGLSFLAPEPEDLEDLYSRYKKLQQELEFLEVQEEYIKDEQKNLKKEFLHAQEEVKRIQSIPLVIGQFLEAVDQNTAIVGSTTGSNYYVRILSTIDRELLKPNASVALHKHSNALVDVLPPEADSSIMMLTSDQKPDVMYADIGGMDIQKQEVREAVELPLTHFELYKQIGIDPPRGVLMYGPPGCGKTMLAKAVAHHTTAAFIRVVGSEFVQKYLGEGPRMVRDVFRLAKENAPAIIFIDEIDAIATKRFDAQTGADREVQRILLELLNQMDGFDQTVNVKVIMATNRADTLDPALLRPGRLDRKIEFPLPDRRQKRLVFSTITSKMNLSEEVDLEDYVARPDKISGADINSICQEAGMLAVRENRYIVLAKDFEKAYKTVIKKDEQEHEFYK from the exons ATGTCACTTGGGTCCTTACGTAGAACGTCACATGATAGGGAATTCAACATGGAGGACATTGGAGTAACTGTTGAAAGAATTCAG GACGAAGTGCCTGCCATGCTGAACTCACGACCCCAGACAGGGCTTTCTTTCCTGGCCCCAGAACCAGAAGATCTTGAAGACCTTTACAGCAGATACAAG AAGCTGCAGCAGGAGCTGGAGTTTCTGGAGGTGCAGGAGGAGTACATTAAAGATGAACAGAAGAACCTGAAGAAGGAGTTCCTCCACGCCCAAGAGGAGGTGAAGAGGATACAGAGTATCCCCCTGGTCATCGGCCAGTTCCTGGAGGCTGTGGACCAAAACACAGCCATCGTGGGCTCCACCACAG GCTCTAACTACTATGTGCGTATCCTAAGCACCATTGACAGAGAGCTGCTGAAGCCCAATGCGTCGGTGGCACTGCACAAGCACAGCAATGCCCTGGTGGATGTGCTCCCCCCAGAGGCTGACAGCAGCATCATGATGCTTACATCAG ACCAAAAGCCAGATGTGATGTATGCTGACATCGGAGGGATGGATATCCAGAAGCAGGAAGTGAGGGAAGCAGTGGAGCTTCCACTCACACACTTTGAACTCTACAAACAGATTGGCATTGACCCGCCAAGGGGGGTTCTGATGTACGGGCCTCCTGGCTGTGGGAAGACCATGCTGGCCAAGGCTGTGGCTCACCACACTACAG ctgcgtTTATCCGCGTGGTAGGCTCTGAGTTTGTGCAGAAGTACCTGGGCGAGGGCCCCCGCATGGTGCGTGACGTCTTCCGGCTGGCCAAGGAAAACGCCCCTGCCATCATCTTCATCGACGAGATCGATGCCATCGCTACCAAGCGTTTTGACGCACAGACCGGAG CTGACAGGGAGGTTCAGAGGATTCTGCTGGAGCTTCTCAACCAAATGGATGGCTTTGACCAGACCGTCAACGTCAAG GTGATCATGGCCACCAACAGGGCCGACACCCTGGACCCCGCCCTCCTGCGTCCGGGCCGTCTGGACAGAAAGATTGAGTTCCCCCTGCCTGACCGCCGGCAGAAACGCCTGGTCTTCTCCACCATCACCAGCAAGATGAACCTCTCTGAGGAGGTGGATCTAGAGGACT ATGTTGCCAGACCAGACAAGATCTCCGGAGCAGACATCAACTCTATCTGCCAGGAG GCTGGCATGCTGGCTGTCCGTGAAAATAGGTACATCGTCCTGGCCAAGGACTTTGAGAAGGCCTACAAGACTGTTATCAAGAAGGACGAGCAGGAGCATGAGTTCTACAAGTAG